The genomic region CATGGCCCTGGAATCAAAACTTCCTAAAATTTGCCATTAACTTCTTCTAACAACATATTAAGTTTccggtttttgtttttaattgaaagaaaaagatttcgATTTAACTTTTTAAGTAGAAGATTATATATCAATTAATGAATCAAATGTTCGAGTATAATCattcataaattttgaattaaaaatattttttcaaaataatttaaaaacatgacaaattattattaagacacttagtaaattttcatgtttcttttgaatgaaaattttgatttgttatttattcaaaataaaaaataaaaaaagaagaaaatttctaTTGGTGGACACGAGTATAACCCTTGACCTAAGTAGTCGGGGCAATTACCCTTATTACGCATAAATTGGATAAGAACACCGAATAATCATCTaccataaattaatttaattagcaAAACGGTTTGTTTTGACgtaaattattatgaatttaaaactttaattCATGATTTGTTTTGATATTATCTCGATAAAAGGAAAAGTAATTTTCAATACATGGACTCTAATTAAAAAGTTGGAACAACTTATGtttttttccaaattattACTCACacgcaaaaaagaaaatggacaAAACGGAAACTTCATGCAAACAGTACAATAACATGATATATGGGTTTGAAATGAAAAGGTGGTAGGTACTGGTAGATAACAATTCAACTTTacataaaaaagtaaaagaaaaaattataaaacctCTGCAGAAGCTTTGACTATATCCATTGTTCAAAGGACAAGGAGTGAAGGagttttgattgattttgcATATTTTTGACGTGCTTTGTCTCTTAGCCTCTTAGGGGGACAATCATGCCTCTTCTGAATCAAAGTGCAATCACCGAACCAGACCCCATATTTGCTCTTACACTTCGGATTTCATGCACAATGTTGTcttgtttgtgtttttttttttgggtatagtTGATTTGATGTGCAAATGGGAATACATTGATGGtcacaaaatttttcaattttcagtatttggattttttccttttttttttcttcttaatcaCCATTACAATGCTAAGCTAAGCTTAAACTATTatcatcaaatttgaattaagaCTAAAGAAAAGCAAGAAAGCTACTATTGGTAGTAAAAGTTGTTCATGTCACAATTTCTTTCCAATGGGAGGCTTTGTTTAAtgttttctgttttcttttagAACAGTAATAATATGAGTTACAATCAGAATTTTTGGTAGTTATAACACgaagtatttttatttttccgcCATTACAGAGGAAAAGAAACAGTAGAGCAGTAGTAGTCTAGTAGTAGAAGAAGGGAAACTTCTCGTGATTTGCATATCTaacttttcctttcctttccccctctccctctctttctctctctcttcattCACTCAATGCACAATTTTCTCTTCTGTCCTTTCTCTTTCCCTCCTTTCTCCTAACCCTAATTATACCCCTTCTCTTTCCCTAGCTGCCcaaaattttcttcctttctctcgttttcttttttatttggtaTCTTCAAAGCCAACTCTTTTTGAGGTTCTACGTATTTCCCAGTTTCATAGGTACCCTTTTGATCAtgctctgttttttttttttaatttattaaaacttTTCTGTTTGGGTTTTTTGAGTTGAACTGTTACCGTGCTTTACTTTTTGATTGAAATTCATCTGCCATGAAAATAATCTTTAATacttttagatttttttgcATCTGGGATTTTTGCTCTTGCTAGTTTTGAGGAGGTAAAAGTTATTTGATTCTGTAAAGTtatgctttttgttttttttttttaggttcGAAAGCTTAAGTTTTTATGCTCCTTTTAGGTATGAAAAATTGTTGTTAGCACGTGGTGGTGGGTTGTGTTCATTAAGCCAAAAGCCTTGATGTGGGCGTGAGATTTTAGTTGGAACTCAAAGTTCAGAGTTTGTTCTCTTTTGGGCTATCAATAGAATTTAATTGTTGATATAAAGTCAGTTGTTGTATGGCTTTTAATGTATTCTACAAAATTGTCGGTAGTCTTATGCGTCTTTAATTTCAAAGAAGAACATGAACCTTGATAGAACTTATAACTTCATTTGTTTGATGAAGTTTAGTCATTTCCTTAATTGCTTTTAGTGCAAAAGGGAGTGAGTGTTGGATCATTCACGTCCTTTTTGAAATTGTGCAGGATTTTGAATgctttgttttgaaattataaactGGGGTTTGACTGGCCATTCGAATTTGAGAACCAGTATGTTCCTAAATTATCTGGAGGGATATGTGGGGTTGTCGTATTGCTCAGTTTTACTCTATCTTCGAAATACTTCTTCAGAAATGGGTTAGAGTAACTTTGCAAAGCCATATCTGTCTTGTGTAGTCTTTGAGTTGAATCGCAGAAAAGATGGATTTTGTACCTAGTACTTCTGAAATTGTTGAATCCACTGATGAATTAGATGCTGAATTGAAAATGAGTGAGCATGCTAAGAACCACTGTATGCCAAAATCAGGAAATAAGTATTCTATAGAGGATGATATTAATCGTCTTTTTGAAGCAATCGACATTAGGACATCTTCTAGGGTTTCTGGTTTCTCAAGCGAAATTGGTAGAGATGCTTTGCGAAAGAGTGCCATGAAAAGACCAGTTAGAGTGGGTTCTTCTCAAGCTTCAGGGATTGGGATTTCTGAACCTGTGAGTTTGAAGCAAGCACTTAGAAGGTTGTGCATCTCTCAGGCATCAGAGATGGCTGCTATGAAGAAGCGGCAATCAAAGCCAGCGGGTTCTTCAGGGGTGTCAGAAGCAGGAACTATCAAAAGATTGTACAGGGCAGTAGTAGTTGAAGCAAATGGATCTGGTATTCCACTAAATGAAGGTAAAGGGAATGTAGTGGAAATCTCCCTTGTTCCTGAAAATATTACGTCCAATTCTTCTGACAAGATGCCTGAATCTTTGCCTGTGCCAAACAAGGAGGTTTTCAACCAAAATTCCAATCTTTTAGATAATGCAACAACAGAAAAGGCAATAATCACCAGATTACCGTCCCCAGATCAGATTGTTCCTTTGGTCACTGAGTCTGAAAGTGAAGTATCAAAGGCAGAACTCAAGAAACTAAATTCTATAGATTCTTCCTCTGTTAATCATGCTGCCGAGGAAGTGGAAATTGGTTCTTCCTCAATCCAGGTTTGCGTTGAAACTCCTGTGCCTGGTAAGGAGCCAAAGGGCAAGTTGCATGCTGAATCTTCTCTGTCTGTTTCTAGTGCTGCTGGCAGGGTGAAATCTGTTTGCGAAACTCCTCGTCTAATCAAGCCAGTGTTTAGGAACAAGAGCTTTATGAGAAAGAAAGCAAAGCACGAATCAACTCCTGCTGTCAGCAGTTCCAATTCCTGTAATGGTTGTGTCAGCAATGATCTTGGTCCTAGTACTAGTTATACAGATAGCCAAGCACAGAAACATGCTTCAGACAatggaaggaaagaaaatatgaaagttTCTCCTGTTTCCAGCAGTACAAATCGCAGCATTGAAGTTAACTCAAGCATTGTGGGTACAAGTTCCAAATCAACTTTGAGTTCAAACTGTAATAACAAATCCAAAGCCATGTTGACCAAAGCTGATGACAGATCAAGATCAAGGGAAAAGGGTGAGTTTTCCCAGAGCTCGAAAAGTAGCATTGGGGAATATAGTAGTAGCACAACCACTAGTGAAGAAAGCAATGTTAGTGGATCTAGTCGGACTGGTAGCAGACCTCACATGTCAAAAGATTTGAGGTGGGAAGCTATTCGCACTGTTCAGAAGCAGCATGGAAGCTTGTTGAGTTTGAGGCACTTCAAGCTCCTCAAGAAGCTTGGTTGTGGGGACATTGGGACTGTTTATCTTGCTGAGCTAACTGGTACGAACTGCTTATTTGCTTTGAAGGTGATGGACAATGATTTTTTGTTGAGCCGCAAGAAGATGCCTAGGGCACAAACAGAAAAGGAGATAATGCAAATGCTGGATCATCCTTTTCTTCCTACGCTATATGCCTATTTTGCAACAGAAAAACTTTCTTGCTTGGTTATGGAGTATTGTCCAGGTGGAGATTTGCATGTGTTGCGACAGAAGCAACCTGGCAGGAGTTTCTCAGAACAAGCAGCAAGGTGAAATCTATCTCTTAATGATGTTCAGATATGCTTTTAGTTTTGGTGGACAATTTGTGGTGTTTATTGttccttgtttttaatttatctatttCTGATTCTGTACAACTAACAGGACATATGGGAAAGTATTAATTACACATTTGTTACTTGAATTATGGTCAAATTCTCGATTTGGTACTTAAAGTTTAGAATTTCATAATTAGGTACTCAAACTTTGCTTCCGTCCATCATTTTGCACACAAGACTAATACTGTTATTCAAATGGATGATGTGGCCAAAAGCAACCAATAAAAGGATGCTATGTGTCTCAA from Theobroma cacao cultivar B97-61/B2 chromosome 9, Criollo_cocoa_genome_V2, whole genome shotgun sequence harbors:
- the LOC18590367 gene encoding serine/threonine-protein kinase D6PKL1 translates to MDFVPSTSEIVESTDELDAELKMSEHAKNHCMPKSGNKYSIEDDINRLFEAIDIRTSSRVSGFSSEIGRDALRKSAMKRPVRVGSSQASGIGISEPVSLKQALRRLCISQASEMAAMKKRQSKPAGSSGVSEAGTIKRLYRAVVVEANGSGIPLNEGKGNVVEISLVPENITSNSSDKMPESLPVPNKEVFNQNSNLLDNATTEKAIITRLPSPDQIVPLVTESESEVSKAELKKLNSIDSSSVNHAAEEVEIGSSSIQVCVETPVPGKEPKGKLHAESSLSVSSAAGRVKSVCETPRLIKPVFRNKSFMRKKAKHESTPAVSSSNSCNGCVSNDLGPSTSYTDSQAQKHASDNGRKENMKVSPVSSSTNRSIEVNSSIVGTSSKSTLSSNCNNKSKAMLTKADDRSRSREKGEFSQSSKSSIGEYSSSTTTSEESNVSGSSRTGSRPHMSKDLRWEAIRTVQKQHGSLLSLRHFKLLKKLGCGDIGTVYLAELTGTNCLFALKVMDNDFLLSRKKMPRAQTEKEIMQMLDHPFLPTLYAYFATEKLSCLVMEYCPGGDLHVLRQKQPGRSFSEQAARFYVAEVLLALEYLHMLGVVYRDLKPENILVREDGHIMLTDFDLSLRCAVNPVLLKSASPVAEPVEKMSSPCSESSCIEPFCLNPSFQVPCFTPRLLSLASKSRKIKSDLATQISPMPQLVVEPTSARSNSFVGTHEYLAPEIIKGEGHGNAVDWWTFGIFLFELLYGKTPFKGSGNDETLSNVVSHSLRFPSSPIVSFHARDLIRGLLVKEPENRLGSVKGAAEIKQHPFFEGLNWALIRCATPPEMPRFFETGICVPTAALQKKDSSRGEELQGTEDHMEFDMF